The Chitinophaga pinensis DSM 2588 region TCCTGCACAAAATCCACCGTCATACCCTGTGTAGCCTGCTGATAGGCATCACGTAAAAGATGGATCCCCAGCGTCTTGAATACTGTTTGTGTAAACCCGGAACAGTCAACGCCAAACACAGACTTTCCTCCCCAGAGATAAGCGGTATTCAGGTATAAAAAAGATGCCTTTGTCAGCGCTGTAATAGCTACTGCATTTCCATTACCGATCTCCGCCGGTGGTTCCTCAAACTGTACCGATACCTTTCCCCAGTTTGTAACGTCAGTCGTTCCGTGTTTAACTACGCAGCCAAATGGCGCCTGTAGCAGTTTTCCGTTCAGGAGCACCTGGTTAACCCAAGAGGCGGTATAATGGGTATACGGCGCATTAAAAAGCGCTTCATCGATCGTTTCCAGGTGATTTACAGTTGCCCATCCCTCATATCCATCATACTGACATTTTACCCTTACCCAACCGTCTGATCCGGTAGCAATAATTTCACTGCATTCCCCGAACAAGGCTTGTGAGATAATTTCACTTTTATGAGACTGTTCCGCCCGTAATGGCATAATTGGAACAACAGTAATCGCGTATGGCATATTAATTGTCTAAAATAATTATATGTCAAAAGACAACAAAATGAACTTTTTTGTCTTTTATATGTAAATATAGGTAACACTATGCTACAGCAGTTAACTAATTTATCAGATAAAGAATTGATTTCCCGGGCAAGAAAGCTCAAGGATCAGGAAGCCGAAGGTGTACTCATGGAAAGATACAGCCACCTCATGGTCGCTGTTTGTTTACCCTACCTCAACAATGGTCCCAGTACCAGTCCGGAGGAGATCTACCCCTCTTTGCTGCAACGTCTCAGTGACAGTCTGAAAACCCAGACGATCCCGAAAGCCAATGAATGGATCCACTATACGATCAGGGCACAACAAGCTCGTGCAGATAACAACAGTCCATTTTTTCCAAGTACGGAATCCAGAGAACAGCAACAGATAGAAGCTAAAATAGAAAAGGCGGCTACCAACCAGAAAGAACAGCAACAGCTGATCGTTACGATCGAGCGAACACTCGATAAATTGCCTGCCGAAGAAAAATATTTACTGAAAGAATTCTACATGAATAATAAAAGTTTTGCAGAGCTGGCGGAAGCTAAGAAGATTTCCATTGAGAAACTCAGACAGACACTGCAACAGGCAAAGCAAAAAATGGCTTCCTTA contains the following coding sequences:
- a CDS encoding C40 family peptidase, whose protein sequence is MPYAITVVPIMPLRAEQSHKSEIISQALFGECSEIIATGSDGWVRVKCQYDGYEGWATVNHLETIDEALFNAPYTHYTASWVNQVLLNGKLLQAPFGCVVKHGTTDVTNWGKVSVQFEEPPAEIGNGNAVAITALTKASFLYLNTAYLWGGKSVFGVDCSGFTQTVFKTLGIHLLRDAYQQATQGMTVDFVQEAKTGDLAFFDNAEGRITHVGILLNDHEIIHASGKVRVDPIDNQGITNTDTGVRTHKLRIIKRYFQQQTIA
- a CDS encoding sigma-70 family RNA polymerase sigma factor encodes the protein MLQQLTNLSDKELISRARKLKDQEAEGVLMERYSHLMVAVCLPYLNNGPSTSPEEIYPSLLQRLSDSLKTQTIPKANEWIHYTIRAQQARADNNSPFFPSTESREQQQIEAKIEKAATNQKEQQQLIVTIERTLDKLPAEEKYLLKEFYMNNKSFAELAEAKKISIEKLRQTLQQAKQKMASLLMNETYE